Within the Chitinophagales bacterium genome, the region ATTTGGTTTTTATGCAAAGGTAAGCAATGAGAATATTACGTTATAGAAAAACCCTTACTCTTCTTTCAGAATTTCGTGTCCGCCTTTTTCTTTTTTGGTAGTCAAATATTTGTGGTTGTTAGGATTAGGGCATACTTCTATAGATACATTTTCTACTACTTCTAAACCGTAGCCTATTAATCCTACTCTTTTCTTTGGATTATTGCTCATTAATCTAAGCTTGGTAACATCTAAAGCACGCAATATTTGAGCTCCTACGCCATAATCTCTTTGATCCATTTCAAACCCAAGCATCTCATTAGCTTCATAAGTATCGTAGCCCTGCTCTTGCAGTTTGTATGCTTTTAGTTTGTTTAGCAAACCTATTCCTCTTCCCTCTTGCTGCATATATAACAATAATCCTTTGCCTTCTTTGTTTATCATATCTAAAGCGGCACTAAGTTGGTCGCCACAATCGCAACGCAAGGAATCTAACAAATCGCCAGTAAGGCATGAAGAATGTACGCGTGTTAATACAGGTTCTCCTTTTTTCCAATCTCCCATTTTTAAAGCAAAATGTAAATCTCCCGTATCTGTTTGCGTAAATGCTATTAAATCAAAATTACCATGTTTTGTAGGCATTTTTATTTGTACTTCTTCTTTTATCAAACTTTCATTCTTAATTCTATATTCTATTAAATCTTCAATAGAAATAATTTTCAAGTCATGTTTTTTAGCTACTTCCACAAGGTTAGGCAATCTTGCCATAGTACCATCTTCATTCAATATTTCAACCAAAACACCAGCTGGTTCAAACCCTGCCAAACGTGCCAAATCTATTACCGCCTCTGTATGCCCTGCCCTACGAAGCACGCCTCCTTCCCTTGCTTTTAAGGGAAAAATATGCCCCGGTTTGCCAAAATCAGAAGGTTTAGTATCTTTATTTATTAAGGCTTGTACTGTTTTTGCTCTGTCATGTGTAGAAATTCCCGTAGTACACCCATGCCCTATTAAATCTACCGAAACAGTAAATTGCGTTTGGTGCAACACCGTATTTTTACCTACCATTAAATCTAAGCCTAATTCCTCACAGCGTTCTTCAGTAAGTGGAGCACATATAAGTCCACGCCCTTCCCGTGCCATAAAATTTATAATATCGGGGGTAACATTTCTGGCTGCCGTAACAAAGTCGCCTTCATTTTCTCTGTCTTCATCATCAACAACTATTACTATTTTGCCTTTTTTAATATCCTCTATAGCTTCTTCTATAGAGTTTAATTTTATTTTACTCATAATCTCTCGGTGGGTTTCCAAATATTTGTTTCTACACCTTTAAGCCAATCTATAAATCCTAAAAGCAAGGCTATATTCATGGCGATAAAGTATCTGTGTAGCCGTAGCAAATTTACGTTTATCTTTAGTTTTTGCAAAGCAATATCCAATATGGGTAGCATAAAATTAACAAGCATTAAGATGAATAGTATTTTATGCATTAAAATATGTGGCTGTTTCACAAAAATATAAGTAACACCTATGCAAATAATTAACAATAAAACAGGTGTAATCCAACGCAAAAATTTATGTGCAAAAAATGGAAAAACTACTCTAAAATCATTCTTAAAAAAGATGTCAAAATAAGCACTTAAATTTTGGAAATTTCCGGTAGAAATTCTCCTTTTTCTTTTAAACTCCTCATTTAGCGTTCCGGGCAAATCTTCATACACAATTGCCTCCGGATTGGACAATGAAAAAGCACCCTCTCGGAGGGCATTCATACTCAAATAAAAATCTTCCATTAAGTAGTTTTTTGGAATGGGTTTTATGTACTTAGAACGTATGGCATAAAATGCTCCAAATGCTCCCACTGAAGTGCCAAAAACTAAGCCCTCATTTACCTTTAATTGCCCCTCATTTTTAATGTAAAATTTCTCTTGAACACCCACTTCTGAATTGCTCTTATAAACATTTTGTATAACAGCTCCCACCACACCAACTTTAGGATTTTTGAAGTATTTTATGAGCTCAAAAATACAATTTTCTTTGCTAATAATATTAGCATCGCTCATTATAATATATTCATAATCAGATAATTGTATTATTTTACTAAACAATTTATTTAACACTTCCGACTTTCCTCCTCTCTCAGTAAAATTTTGTACGCTTAATTTGAATTTAAGCTCACAATTTTGATGAATTAGCTCCTCTGTCCTATCACTGGGGTTGTCTAAACCGATGTAAATATCAAGTAGATGAGATGGGTAATCAATAGTGTTTAAATTATTCATTTTTTGCACTATGATTTTTTCCTCATTATAGGCCGCAAATACCAATGCAATTTTAGGTAATTCATTTTGGCTATAAACTGCTCCACCTCGCTGTTTTCTTTTAGCTAAAATAGCCACTAAAAGAGGATAAAATATATAAGAGAACAACACTGTAAATATAGAAATAAAAATGACAATATAGAATACATTTATCATATTTCTTTAATGAATTTTATGAGCTTATCGGCATAGGTATTTTGCTTGTAATTTTGCTGTACCATAGCACTGGCATTATTGCCTATTTCCACTACTTTAGCATAATTATTTTTAAGCATATTTAAAGCATCAATCCACTCTTGTTTTGTGTTGGCTATAACTATGTTTTCTTTATCGGTATAATTAATTCCTTCTGCACCTATAGAAGTGCTTAATACACATCTACCTAAATTCATAGCTTCAATTATTTTAACTCGCATACCGCTACCACTAAATATGGGCGTAACTACTATTTGTAATTGATTTAAAAATGACTCCGCATTTTCTACTTCGCCCTGTACTTTTACACCTTTAAGGTTTAAAAAGCTACTTTTTTTCGGGAAATTTCTGCCAGCTAAATAAAACTCAGCTTCTTTATGTTCTTGCACAAATGGTTTCCAAACCTGATCTAAAAACCATTTTATGCCTTTTAAATTAGGCAACCAATCCATGCCTCCTATAAAACCAATTTTAAAATCAGTAGGTAAAGGCTCTTTTTTTACGGTATCTACCGTCATAGGAATAGTAAGTAGTGGTTTTTGGCTAATATTTTTAAAATACTGTTCATCTACAGGCGATATAGGCACAATGGCATCTACTTTTTTAACAATTTCAGCTTCAAAAACACTGAATTTTTCATTCATTACCTTTTTCAAATAGGTTTTTTTAAACAAATTTCGCTCGTTTTCAGCTATCCTTTCCCATATTTGATGCTCTACATTATGGGCTCTCAAAATAATTTTAGCCTTTGTATTCTTTTTTATTACATCAATATACAATCCCAAAAAAACACCTTCTAAAATAATAAAATCATAGGTTTTACGGCTTAATAAGTCAACAATTTTATCTTCTACATCTTTGTTATAAAACCGCTCTACAATGTACGGCTCATTTTTACTGAAATTATTAATTACACCTTTTATGCTGGGTTGGGTACATATTTTTATAGGATAATAATGTGTGTTAGGCAAAGCAGAAGTATCACTAAACTCATGATGTTTTTGGGTGAGCATACATACCACATCTACATGAGTACCATGAGCCACCAAAGCTTTAGTTATTTGATGAATAGCCAAAGATTCGCCATCTTTTGGAGGTAAGGGCGACTTTTTACAAATCTGCAAAACATTCATCAAAATGGAAATTAAACTTTTGTTGAGCTACAAAAATATAATAAGTTTAATAAACAAAGGTAGAATACTGTGTGAAATAATTATATAAAAGTCTATACTACATTTACCTTTATATTTTTATTAAATAATATTTAATATTAATAAAACTACACCATCAAATACTTATAAAAACAATAATAATTTCATTTTTAAGTTTATTAATGTAATCTTTACCGCCCTAAAAC harbors:
- a CDS encoding glycosyltransferase — protein: MINVFYIVIFISIFTVLFSYIFYPLLVAILAKRKQRGGAVYSQNELPKIALVFAAYNEEKIIVQKMNNLNTIDYPSHLLDIYIGLDNPSDRTEELIHQNCELKFKLSVQNFTERGGKSEVLNKLFSKIIQLSDYEYIIMSDANIISKENCIFELIKYFKNPKVGVVGAVIQNVYKSNSEVGVQEKFYIKNEGQLKVNEGLVFGTSVGAFGAFYAIRSKYIKPIPKNYLMEDFYLSMNALREGAFSLSNPEAIVYEDLPGTLNEEFKRKRRISTGNFQNLSAYFDIFFKNDFRVVFPFFAHKFLRWITPVLLLIICIGVTYIFVKQPHILMHKILFILMLVNFMLPILDIALQKLKINVNLLRLHRYFIAMNIALLLGFIDWLKGVETNIWKPTERL
- a CDS encoding glycosyltransferase family 4 protein — encoded protein: MNVLQICKKSPLPPKDGESLAIHQITKALVAHGTHVDVVCMLTQKHHEFSDTSALPNTHYYPIKICTQPSIKGVINNFSKNEPYIVERFYNKDVEDKIVDLLSRKTYDFIILEGVFLGLYIDVIKKNTKAKIILRAHNVEHQIWERIAENERNLFKKTYLKKVMNEKFSVFEAEIVKKVDAIVPISPVDEQYFKNISQKPLLTIPMTVDTVKKEPLPTDFKIGFIGGMDWLPNLKGIKWFLDQVWKPFVQEHKEAEFYLAGRNFPKKSSFLNLKGVKVQGEVENAESFLNQLQIVVTPIFSGSGMRVKIIEAMNLGRCVLSTSIGAEGINYTDKENIVIANTKQEWIDALNMLKNNYAKVVEIGNNASAMVQQNYKQNTYADKLIKFIKEI
- a CDS encoding bifunctional 3,4-dihydroxy-2-butanone-4-phosphate synthase/GTP cyclohydrolase II; the protein is MSKIKLNSIEEAIEDIKKGKIVIVVDDEDRENEGDFVTAARNVTPDIINFMAREGRGLICAPLTEERCEELGLDLMVGKNTVLHQTQFTVSVDLIGHGCTTGISTHDRAKTVQALINKDTKPSDFGKPGHIFPLKAREGGVLRRAGHTEAVIDLARLAGFEPAGVLVEILNEDGTMARLPNLVEVAKKHDLKIISIEDLIEYRIKNESLIKEEVQIKMPTKHGNFDLIAFTQTDTGDLHFALKMGDWKKGEPVLTRVHSSCLTGDLLDSLRCDCGDQLSAALDMINKEGKGLLLYMQQEGRGIGLLNKLKAYKLQEQGYDTYEANEMLGFEMDQRDYGVGAQILRALDVTKLRLMSNNPKKRVGLIGYGLEVVENVSIEVCPNPNNHKYLTTKKEKGGHEILKEE